A DNA window from Doryrhamphus excisus isolate RoL2022-K1 chromosome 2, RoL_Dexc_1.0, whole genome shotgun sequence contains the following coding sequences:
- the fgfrl1a gene encoding fibroblast growth factor receptor-like 1a, whose translation MRPLSFFLVLLLLESVLMCCAARGPPRVSEAVAHRQSARLGRTMTLPCPVESDPPPLLMWTKDNRNIHSGWTRFRVLQHGLRIKDVEAGDAGTYVCKAINGFGSVNVNVTLIIIDDSSSRTAGSGTDHAPDLSLKLVRPRFTQPAKMRKRVIARPVGSSVRLKCAASGNPRPDIVWMKDGRPLAGGEKDSGGGVEAARKKKWTLSLRSLTPEHSGKYTCHVTNPAGHINATYKVEVIQRTNSKPILTGTHPVNTTVDYGGTTSLQCKVRSDVKPVIQWLKRVEAGDESKFNSTIEVGDHHYVVLPTGEVWSRPDGSYLNKLLITRAKMEDAGMYICLGANTMGYSFRSAYLTVMPDVKPQNNLVVSAASPSLPWPVIIGIPAGVAFILGTALLWFCQSKRACPSSPNASSALPAAQRLPVAGRERACPSAQPGGADKDCLSYEDYVAHQQQLLLAQGGSGLAPKLYPKIYTDIHTHTHSHVDGKVHQHQHIHYQC comes from the exons GTCCGCCCAGGGTTTCTGAAGCAGTGGCCCACCGTCAGAGTGCCCGCCTGGGTCGGACCATGACGCTGCCCTGCCCCGTGGAGAGCGACCCGCCGCCGCTCCTCATGTGGACCAAAGACAACCGCAACATCCACAGTGGCTGGACGCGCTTCCGGGTGCTGCAGCACGGCCTACGCATCAAAGACGTGGAGGCGGGCGACGCCGGCACATACGTCTGCAAGGCCATCAACGGCTTTGGCAGCGTCAACGTCAACGTCACCCTCATCATCATCG ATGATTCCAGTTCCAGAACAGCAGGAAGTGGAACGGACCATGCTCCAGATCTGTCCCTGAAGCTTG TGCGGCCTCGTTTTACCCAGCCCGCCAAGATGAGGAAGCGTGTCATCGCTCGTCCGGTGGGCAGCTCCGTGCGCCTCAAGTGCGCTGCCAGCGGCAACCCTCGACCCGACATCGTGTGGATGAAGGACGGTCGGCCGCTGGCAGGAGGCGAGAAAGACAGCGGCGGTGGCGTGGAGGCGGcgaggaagaagaagtggacTCTGAGTCTGAGGAGCCTGACGCCGGAGCACAGCGGGAAGTACACGTGTCACGTGACCAACCCGGCGGGCCACATCAACGCCACCTACAAAGTGGAAGTCATAC AGCGGACCAACTCCAAACCCATCCTGACGGGAACCCACCCAGTCAACACCACCGTGGACTACGGAGGGACCACGTCTCTACAGTGCAAAGTACGCAGTGATGTCAAGCCAGTCATCCAATGGCTGAAGAGAGTGGAGGCGGGAGACGAGAGCAAGTTCAACTCCACCATTGAG GTGGGGGACCACCACTACGTGGTTCTGCCCACGGGGGAGGTTTGGTCGAGACCCGACGGGTCCTACCTCAACAAGCTTCTGATAACTCGAGCCAAGATGGAGGACGCCGGCATGTACATCTGCCTGGGCGCTAACACCATGGGATACAGCTTCAGGAGCGCCTACCTCACCGTGATGCCAG ATGTGAAGCCCCAAAACAACTTAGTGGTTTCAGCGGCGTCCCCCAGCCTCCCTTGGCCCGTCATCATCGGGATACCAGCGGGCGTGGCCTTCATCCTGGGCACCGCCCTCCTCTGGTTCTGCCAGTCCAAACGCGCCTGCCCCTCCTCTCCCAACGCGTCCTCCGCTCTTCCCGCAGCCCAGCGCCTCCCGGTGGCGGGGCGAGAGCGAGCGTGCCCCTCGGCTCAGCCGGGCGGTGCGGACAAGGACTGCCTGTCCTACGAGGACTACGTGGCCCACCAGCAGCAGCTGCTGCTCGCTCAGGGCGGCTCCGGCTTGGCCCCGAAACTGTACCCTAAAATCTACACCGACatccacacgcacacgcactcGCACGTGGACGGCAAAGTGCACCAACACCAGCACATCCACTACCAGTGTTAG